The proteins below are encoded in one region of Reichenbachiella sp. 5M10:
- a CDS encoding FISUMP domain-containing protein, with the protein MRLTQNFYELMTKTSQLLLLAIMATLMVACGGDDDSDGDDVVPSCDDFSASAVRTAANEIQLTITEGSAPYAYTVTYQGGATQDGETSQSPVTIALTETAEAQSITVTDETDCSATAELAACALTATAVASDGEITLTVAEGTAPYTYMITYAGGSTQEGQFTDESTTITADQSEDATLVLTDADFCTTETTVSADDLTSLFDTRDGQRYQIVTIGTQTWLAENFNYDYTGSLCYDDDAANCEEYGKLYTWAMATTDDFAPEGWHVPSKEDFEALLTEVGDNSETKLIKGGSSGFEGQYGGYIEYSDHDGITEHGLFWSDTPDEDEYYFLSFGHLSNARILSVDNSFSLSVRLIKK; encoded by the coding sequence ATGCGCCTTACTCAAAATTTTTATGAACTCATGACAAAGACCTCTCAACTCCTGCTGCTCGCTATCATGGCTACTCTCATGGTCGCCTGTGGCGGTGATGACGATAGCGATGGAGACGATGTAGTCCCTTCGTGTGACGACTTCTCAGCCAGCGCAGTACGTACAGCAGCCAATGAGATCCAACTGACCATCACTGAGGGATCAGCTCCCTATGCCTACACCGTCACCTACCAGGGAGGGGCGACTCAGGACGGAGAGACCAGCCAATCACCCGTCACCATCGCTCTCACAGAGACCGCAGAGGCACAATCCATCACCGTCACCGACGAGACAGACTGCAGCGCGACCGCTGAGCTAGCCGCCTGTGCACTCACCGCTACTGCAGTAGCTTCGGACGGGGAGATCACACTCACCGTAGCAGAGGGTACAGCTCCCTACACCTATATGATCACCTATGCAGGAGGCAGCACACAAGAGGGACAGTTCACAGACGAGAGCACGACGATCACTGCGGATCAGTCCGAAGACGCCACCCTCGTACTCACCGATGCAGACTTCTGTACCACAGAGACCACAGTGAGCGCAGACGACTTGACATCCCTATTCGATACCCGAGACGGACAGAGATACCAAATCGTCACCATCGGCACACAGACCTGGCTCGCGGAAAACTTCAACTACGACTACACCGGATCGCTATGCTACGATGACGATGCAGCCAACTGTGAGGAATACGGCAAACTATACACTTGGGCAATGGCTACTACCGATGATTTCGCCCCAGAAGGATGGCACGTGCCTTCGAAGGAAGATTTCGAAGCACTTCTCACAGAAGTCGGAGATAACTCAGAAACCAAATTAATAAAAGGTGGTAGTAGTGGGTTCGAAGGTCAATATGGCGGATATATTGAGTACTCAGATCACGATGGGATTACTGAACATGGTCTTTTTTGGTCTGATACACCGGACGAGGACGAATACTATTTCTTATCATTTGGACACTTATCTAATGCTAGAATACTATCAGTTGATAATTCATTTTCACTAAGTGTTAGACTCATTAAAAAGTAA
- a CDS encoding FISUMP domain-containing protein — translation MRLTQNFYELMTKTSQLLLLAIMATLMVACGGDDDSDGDDVVPSCDDFSASAVRTAADEIQLTITEGSAPYAYTVTYQGGATQDGETSQSPVTIALTETAEAQSITVTDETDCSTTAELAACALTATAVASDGEITLTVAEGTAPYTYVITYAGGSTQKGQFTDESTTITADQSEDATLVLTDADFCTTETTVSADDLTSLLDTRDGQRYQIVTIGTQTWLAENFNYDYTGSLCYDDDAANCEEYGKLYTWAMATADDFAPEGWHVPSKEERDIFIIEIGDDAVSKLREGGSSKFEAKFAGVENNGKYILMGTDAYFWTSTISDDPTRAWLFRLDEEGTIIEANSTLTSAYLSLRLIKN, via the coding sequence ATGCGCCTTACTCAAAATTTTTATGAACTCATGACAAAGACCTCTCAACTCCTGCTGCTCGCTATCATGGCTACTCTCATGGTCGCCTGTGGCGGTGATGACGATAGCGATGGAGACGATGTAGTCCCTTCGTGTGACGACTTCTCAGCCAGCGCAGTACGTACAGCTGCCGATGAAATCCAACTGACCATCACTGAGGGATCAGCTCCCTATGCCTACACCGTCACCTACCAAGGAGGGGCGACTCAGGACGGAGAGACCAGCCAATCACCCGTCACCATCGCTCTCACAGAAACCGCAGAGGCACAATCCATCACCGTCACCGACGAGACAGACTGCAGCACGACCGCTGAGCTAGCCGCCTGTGCACTCACCGCTACTGCAGTAGCTTCGGACGGGGAGATCACACTCACCGTAGCAGAGGGTACCGCTCCCTACACCTATGTGATCACCTATGCAGGAGGCAGCACACAGAAGGGACAGTTCACAGACGAGAGTACGACGATCACTGCGGATCAGTCCGAAGACGCCACCCTCGTACTCACCGATGCAGACTTCTGTACCACAGAGACCACAGTGAGCGCAGACGACTTGACGTCCCTACTCGATACCCGAGACGGACAGAGATACCAAATCGTCACCATCGGCACACAGACCTGGCTCGCGGAAAACTTCAACTACGACTACACCGGATCGCTATGCTACGATGACGATGCAGCCAACTGTGAGGAATACGGCAAACTATACACTTGGGCAATGGCTACTGCCGATGATTTCGCCCCAGAAGGATGGCACGTGCCTTCAAAGGAAGAAAGAGATATTTTCATCATTGAAATTGGTGATGATGCGGTGTCCAAACTACGAGAAGGCGGGTCTAGTAAATTTGAAGCAAAATTCGCTGGAGTTGAAAACAATGGAAAATATATCTTAATGGGCACAGATGCCTATTTCTGGACAAGCACAATTTCTGATGACCCAACAAGAGCCTGGTTGTTTAGGCTTGATGAAGAGGGAACCATTATTGAAGCAAACTCTACTTTAACTTCAGCATACTTAAGCTTGAGATTAATAAAAAACTGA
- a CDS encoding FISUMP domain-containing protein: MITYTGGSTQEGQFTDESTTITADQSEDATLVLTDADFCTTETTVSADDLTSLLDTRDGQRYQIVTIGTQTWLAENFNYDYSGSLCYDDDAANCEEYGKLYNHIMITADDFAPEGWKVPSKNDYQTLIDFIGGDGSDLMVGGSSKFEGQLSGQYNSADKEFRQLDQYGWFASSTKITEFSYTQLLLGFGDQLARLDNIFNEIEEYPAVRLLKK, translated from the coding sequence GTGATCACCTATACAGGAGGCAGCACACAGGAGGGACAGTTCACAGACGAGAGCACGACGATCACTGCGGATCAGTCCGAAGACGCCACCCTCGTACTCACCGATGCAGACTTCTGTACCACAGAGACCACAGTGAGCGCAGACGACTTGACATCCCTACTCGATACCCGAGACGGACAGAGATACCAAATCGTCACCATCGGCACACAGACTTGGCTCGCGGAAAATTTCAACTACGACTACTCCGGATCGCTATGCTACGATGACGATGCAGCCAACTGTGAGGAATACGGCAAACTATACAATCACATCATGATCACTGCCGATGATTTCGCTCCTGAAGGCTGGAAAGTACCTTCTAAGAATGATTACCAGACTTTGATCGATTTCATAGGTGGTGATGGTAGTGATCTTATGGTAGGAGGATCATCAAAATTCGAAGGGCAATTATCTGGTCAATACAACTCTGCAGACAAAGAATTCAGACAACTTGATCAATACGGGTGGTTTGCAAGTTCCACTAAAATCACTGAGTTCTCATACACACAACTGCTCCTCGGGTTCGGAGATCAATTAGCCAGATTGGACAATATATTCAATGAAATTGAAGAATACCCTGCGGTAAGACTTCTCAAAAAATAA
- a CDS encoding Ig-like domain-containing protein: MRKYNLCFFFLLNVLTSIADIPSISSSSPTAGDDDITPYITSISVVFASDVADPRTTDNISLNGNTISNSDLSWDELNYTLTINNISGLEYSTIYTVRFEYLEDGDTPTDNVSDLEYSFTTAAATPPSISTTTLPDGDEDMGTSASVAFSSSVATITLPPTLTPAYNTRYRVVMNDVWAFAMRSKAGVRR; encoded by the coding sequence ATGAGAAAGTATAACTTATGTTTCTTTTTTCTGCTTAATGTTCTTACCTCAATTGCAGATATACCTTCAATTTCATCATCGTCACCTACTGCTGGTGACGATGATATTACTCCATACATAACTTCAATATCAGTAGTCTTTGCTTCTGATGTAGCAGACCCAAGAACAACTGACAACATATCATTAAATGGAAACACAATATCAAACTCAGACCTATCTTGGGATGAATTAAATTATACTCTAACTATCAATAATATTTCAGGATTAGAATATAGTACGATATACACAGTTCGTTTCGAATATCTAGAAGATGGGGATACTCCAACAGACAACGTGTCCGATCTGGAGTACTCCTTCACCACCGCAGCGGCCACTCCTCCTTCTATATCCACCACGACCCTACCTGATGGAGACGAAGATATGGGCACCAGTGCCTCTGTAGCATTTTCTTCCTCTGTCGCCACAATCACACTCCCCCCGACCCTCACTCCCGCATACAACACGCGCTACCGTGTCGTCATGAATGACGTCTGGGCATTTGCAATGCGTTCAAAAGCAGGAGTAAGGAGATAA
- a CDS encoding T9SS type A sorting domain-containing protein, producing the protein MTGVTERGGTDSNDLTYSFTTAAATPPSISTTTPSDPANATDQKPSIGFSTITVNYSQDVKDGNGATNNATIYTTTLPDGDEDMGTSASVAFSSSVATITLPPTLTPAYNTRYRVVMNDIWADEDAQNPAATGESFTFTTTNEPPAISSTTPEAPTNATDQKPSIDFSTITVNYTKDIKDGNGTVDGNVSIYVNGNSTPIEIPQSSTTFGTNNVLIDLASLLTPDYNTTYRVVMNDIWADETARNPASTSEFSFTTTAEPPTIDTTNPTGTGVTPDFSSITVTYTKDVIDGNGGSHNATIYTTVGGTEDSGTSVAVNFTNNSSEVTLALTPQYGTTYRVVMNDIWADETAQNPAATGESFTFTTADAVAPTIDTSVDTSPAGTNVTPDFDELTVTYTQDIKDGNGGTSNVSIYTTSLPSGTESAAILVPNNKVNYSDKVATIDLAGVLTPNYSTTYRVAMSGIAADESANNPAVDGEFSFTTQMAVTITDLGDLGTQCPATAIDLGDILWFEGEPGQFMDPDSGAPNDLISMTISAPSAFAFDTTGVTLSVHATDKDIDLSQIQLSYVYTDGVRQDNQLIIGFDPDDITTDNYADLLTLSGLKLVYIGGSVTGDQSITATLSNHDDFPGWTTASRTIAEFTLSPSTDGYMNGGTPTSAVVTLTDYESVCSEDFRFYDSYDQLWKIDDNNVISLVGSFSGNTIFVDYADYYDQGRTIFFATSGPGPCPTTVSSPTELHFQPSLPHPYSVYFKVTTGTDGNVSPKVTHNVSYGRSIRYMIPPGTSSSEWDDQDVTIQAYASIFDLNNDTPLSGTISGSVIAPVDSALTYNRDEKTAHWNPFKSFEQGITDFRVTIDPVCTTSSYHPYYQDPVITIVNFDPETGSQLSSTALNNSSVCLQDMDDAQLTWIPGEVTGVEVSSITSSISGLIYTSAGKYMISPSAIPETLAGTTIPIVIQYITPETTTAKTTYQYIYVSQPVEPTVQTFSNGQTETLSDAETDTTSYCYGDNLILGVEERGTATFYITNNDNLTQSWLEEPTLIFRELTTDDLNGKITTANSLVANETGYTLTAEFREPFGECLSTKTYNIKALPKVEAFDEMSFTYCRGYGGDELKPVEITPAVDTIELRWYNDEDVFLGTGWTFDVGVPNHTTTTAPYVFHVIKKTEKGCFSDASQVNVNISDDITDSSVSPLVPSALGDTTLAYCRGYGGEILPEVDITPLAADSVLHWYDDAGNFLGTGWSFDVDVSNAVVQSTTFKVERVVTGGCISAQSDVVVQISDDTTDDTVYPQVPTALADATLAYCRGYGGETLPDVEITAVAADSVLHWYDDAGNFLGTGWSFDVDVSNVIVQSTTFKVERVVTGGCISAQSDIVVQISDDTTDDTVYPQVPAALGDRTLAYCKGYGVDALPAVEITPVVDNVVLQWYDSLGNPLGSGWTFDVGVSNLTQAITEFKVEKITTDGCISPQSSINVQITDDASVANVYPEAFEALADTTMVYCEGYGGQNLPAVIVTPTEDNVVLNWYDRIGNFLGTGWTFDVGVSNLNLQTTTYAVEKVKTNGCISARSVMNIQITDNATTANVYPSIPAPLEAKTLVYCEGYGGERFPAVEIDSVAHSNLLWYDKNGKALGTGWTFDVGVSNLDLETTQFIVEKVTTDGCISAQSTVDIKVTNKNDTNNLPGVPDALADTNLIYCVGEGQDGLLPNLEISETPGYSLLWLDTKGNLSEETWSYASGIKNDQVSDNALTVRLKEDETHCLSPLSTVNVAVGANPKADFEYAFNCEGGLFVHDLSTEGIVNRDTISLWDWHIVNDDTHIVYQDNDLPDTGIQLTPNHTGVQNVMLTVSTPMQCADSVTRQVSLFEQATITNATYHTDFESGKDGWIATSDNPNTSLEDVQRNSSWTLEEWEGVPSTWHTAGNNEKSWVTSPCIDLSLFTAPKLTMQLYHDSPSLEGAVVQYKVKADTPDQDSDWVQLGVANVGINWYNSESISASPGGGIVGWSGTSDEEESLWKTVSYGLSDVLRSMSTHGSDQVQFRVAYASLDLGDNRSNGGVAFDNITIDNKSRKNLIEHVTNLNAPSDLLDQRQLVDDYVQDINRSQDPDVIYIQYHGMDLEPDELYYGYHFSENTASDHSIRGTYPTGTTLVNGQGGENKDFRTWGDQQYNAETLLSPAFDVFLSYEDYVPGEPLQVTASAVRTSAPYLPLDTASMDLLLTLNIAVVEKNVTATDGSQHHNVLVKFLPKYGADAKWADWDVQLGETLSAQVEWQVPIEADPNRFALIAWVEKTNTTRDNPNAPVRPEVFQAVQLDINESLQATPLITSVDEQNMRYQVYPVPAQNHLMVSKQGQPLPPSQWVIYSLLGQEILQGNTNSVNGTLMMDVSGLNTGTYILQIQNSDGQFFERFIKQ; encoded by the coding sequence TTGACTGGAGTAACAGAGCGTGGGGGGACGGATTCAAACGACCTCACCTATTCCTTCACCACCGCAGCGGCCACTCCTCCTTCTATATCCACCACGACCCCATCGGATCCTGCCAACGCCACCGATCAAAAGCCTTCGATTGGTTTCAGCACCATCACGGTCAACTACTCCCAAGACGTCAAAGATGGGAACGGAGCAACCAACAATGCAACCATCTACACCACTACCCTACCTGATGGAGACGAAGATATGGGCACCAGTGCCTCTGTAGCATTTTCTTCCTCTGTCGCCACAATCACACTCCCCCCGACCCTCACTCCCGCATACAACACGCGCTACCGTGTCGTCATGAATGACATCTGGGCAGACGAAGATGCCCAAAACCCCGCGGCGACTGGCGAATCGTTCACCTTCACCACGACAAACGAACCACCCGCTATCTCCAGCACTACTCCTGAAGCTCCCACCAACGCCACGGACCAAAAACCTTCGATTGATTTCAGCACCATCACGGTCAACTACACCAAAGACATCAAAGATGGGAATGGTACGGTGGACGGCAATGTCTCCATTTATGTCAATGGCAACTCTACCCCAATCGAAATCCCACAGAGCAGCACGACCTTCGGTACCAACAATGTACTCATCGATTTGGCTAGCCTCCTCACTCCAGATTACAACACCACGTACCGAGTCGTCATGAATGACATCTGGGCAGACGAAACGGCCCGAAACCCTGCTTCCACAAGTGAATTTTCCTTCACCACCACAGCCGAACCACCTACGATCGACACGACAAATCCTACAGGGACAGGTGTGACACCTGACTTCTCCTCGATCACAGTCACCTACACCAAAGACGTCATCGATGGCAATGGGGGCAGCCACAACGCTACGATATACACCACAGTGGGGGGCACAGAAGACAGTGGCACCAGTGTCGCCGTAAACTTCACGAACAACTCCTCAGAAGTAACCCTGGCCCTCACCCCACAGTACGGCACCACCTATCGAGTCGTCATGAATGACATCTGGGCAGACGAAACGGCCCAAAACCCCGCAGCGACTGGGGAGTCGTTTACTTTCACTACTGCGGATGCCGTAGCGCCGACCATAGATACTTCCGTTGACACAAGCCCTGCAGGGACGAATGTCACTCCTGATTTTGACGAGCTCACCGTCACCTATACCCAAGACATCAAAGACGGGAATGGCGGGACGAGCAATGTCTCCATCTACACGACCTCACTGCCTAGTGGGACCGAATCAGCAGCCATCTTGGTTCCAAACAACAAGGTGAATTACTCGGACAAAGTAGCTACAATTGATCTTGCGGGCGTACTGACGCCAAACTACTCTACGACCTATCGAGTAGCCATGAGTGGAATCGCAGCAGACGAAAGTGCCAATAACCCGGCCGTGGATGGTGAATTTTCCTTCACTACCCAGATGGCCGTCACCATCACAGACCTGGGAGACCTCGGCACACAGTGCCCAGCGACAGCCATAGACCTAGGTGACATCTTGTGGTTTGAAGGAGAACCAGGACAATTCATGGACCCTGATTCGGGAGCGCCAAACGATCTCATATCCATGACCATCAGTGCTCCTAGCGCATTTGCATTTGACACTACGGGGGTCACGCTATCCGTCCATGCGACAGACAAAGACATTGACCTATCCCAAATCCAGTTGAGCTACGTCTACACGGATGGCGTACGCCAAGACAATCAATTGATCATTGGTTTTGATCCCGATGACATCACCACCGACAACTATGCTGATCTCCTCACGCTCTCGGGGCTAAAACTCGTCTACATAGGAGGTAGCGTCACCGGGGATCAATCCATCACAGCGACACTCAGCAACCACGACGATTTCCCAGGCTGGACCACAGCATCAAGAACCATCGCTGAATTCACCCTATCCCCGAGTACAGACGGATATATGAACGGAGGAACACCCACTAGTGCTGTTGTAACACTGACCGACTATGAGTCGGTCTGTAGTGAAGATTTTAGATTTTATGACTCCTACGACCAACTTTGGAAGATCGATGACAACAACGTCATTTCTCTGGTCGGCTCCTTCAGCGGAAATACTATATTTGTCGACTATGCGGACTATTATGATCAGGGACGAACGATCTTCTTTGCGACATCAGGTCCAGGCCCTTGTCCGACTACCGTATCCAGCCCCACTGAGCTGCATTTTCAGCCGAGTTTACCACATCCGTATAGCGTCTATTTCAAAGTGACGACCGGTACTGATGGTAACGTCTCCCCCAAAGTAACTCATAATGTTTCATACGGCAGATCCATACGCTACATGATCCCCCCAGGGACATCAAGCTCTGAATGGGATGACCAAGATGTCACCATCCAAGCCTATGCCAGTATATTCGACTTGAACAACGACACCCCACTGAGTGGTACTATCTCTGGATCAGTAATTGCACCCGTAGATAGTGCACTTACTTACAATAGGGATGAAAAAACCGCACACTGGAATCCCTTCAAGTCGTTTGAGCAAGGGATCACCGACTTTCGCGTCACCATTGACCCGGTCTGTACCACCTCCTCATACCACCCTTACTATCAAGATCCGGTGATAACTATCGTCAATTTTGACCCAGAGACAGGCAGCCAACTCTCCAGTACAGCCCTCAACAATAGTTCGGTATGCCTACAAGATATGGATGACGCACAACTGACTTGGATCCCTGGTGAAGTTACCGGGGTAGAGGTGAGTAGCATTACAAGCTCCATCTCGGGTTTGATCTATACATCCGCGGGCAAATACATGATCTCTCCCTCAGCCATACCTGAGACGCTCGCAGGTACAACCATCCCCATCGTCATACAATATATCACCCCAGAAACCACTACCGCCAAAACCACCTACCAATACATCTACGTGTCTCAACCTGTAGAACCCACCGTACAGACCTTCTCCAATGGACAAACAGAGACGCTCTCCGATGCGGAAACTGACACTACCTCATATTGCTATGGGGACAATCTCATACTCGGCGTAGAAGAAAGAGGAACCGCTACTTTTTACATCACCAACAACGACAACTTAACGCAGAGCTGGTTGGAAGAACCCACGTTGATTTTCAGGGAACTGACAACAGACGACCTCAATGGAAAAATCACTACAGCCAACTCACTAGTAGCCAACGAAACAGGCTACACCTTGACTGCCGAGTTTAGAGAACCATTTGGAGAATGCTTGAGCACCAAAACCTACAACATCAAAGCATTGCCAAAGGTGGAAGCCTTTGATGAGATGTCTTTCACCTACTGCAGAGGCTATGGTGGAGACGAATTGAAGCCAGTAGAAATCACACCAGCAGTAGACACGATTGAATTGCGCTGGTACAACGACGAAGATGTGTTTCTTGGGACGGGATGGACATTTGACGTGGGAGTTCCCAACCACACCACGACTACCGCCCCTTATGTCTTTCATGTGATCAAAAAAACAGAAAAGGGTTGTTTCAGTGATGCGTCACAAGTGAACGTTAATATCTCAGATGACATCACTGACAGCTCTGTTTCGCCTTTGGTCCCCTCTGCCCTAGGAGATACTACTCTCGCCTATTGTAGAGGCTATGGTGGAGAAATCCTGCCCGAAGTAGACATCACCCCTCTAGCGGCGGACAGTGTACTGCACTGGTACGATGACGCAGGGAATTTCCTTGGGACAGGCTGGTCCTTTGACGTAGACGTATCCAACGCCGTAGTGCAAAGCACGACCTTCAAGGTAGAGCGTGTCGTGACGGGTGGCTGTATCAGTGCCCAATCCGATGTAGTCGTCCAGATCTCGGATGACACGACTGACGATACCGTCTACCCACAGGTCCCTACAGCGCTCGCAGATGCCACCCTCGCCTATTGTAGAGGTTATGGAGGAGAAACTCTGCCCGACGTAGAAATCACCGCCGTAGCAGCAGACAGTGTACTGCACTGGTACGATGACGCAGGAAATTTCCTTGGGACAGGCTGGTCCTTTGACGTAGACGTGTCCAACGTCATAGTACAAAGCACGACCTTCAAAGTAGAGCGCGTCGTGACGGGTGGCTGTATCAGTGCCCAATCCGATATAGTGGTCCAGATCTCGGACGACACGACTGACGATACCGTCTACCCTCAAGTCCCTGCGGCTCTTGGAGACAGGACATTGGCCTACTGCAAGGGCTATGGAGTAGATGCTCTCCCAGCCGTAGAGATCACTCCTGTAGTAGACAATGTCGTCTTGCAATGGTACGACAGCTTAGGCAACCCCTTGGGGTCAGGTTGGACCTTTGATGTAGGTGTTTCCAACCTGACGCAAGCAATCACCGAATTCAAAGTCGAAAAAATCACAACCGATGGTTGCATCAGCCCCCAATCTTCCATCAATGTCCAGATCACCGATGATGCCTCAGTTGCCAACGTCTACCCTGAAGCATTCGAAGCGCTGGCGGACACCACCATGGTCTACTGCGAGGGCTATGGAGGTCAAAATCTCCCTGCAGTCATAGTGACGCCTACAGAAGACAATGTCGTACTCAACTGGTACGATAGAATCGGCAATTTTCTAGGTACAGGTTGGACGTTTGACGTGGGAGTTTCGAACCTAAACCTACAGACCACAACTTATGCCGTAGAAAAAGTCAAAACCAACGGCTGCATCAGTGCCCGCTCAGTGATGAACATCCAAATCACCGACAATGCGACCACTGCAAATGTCTACCCGAGCATCCCGGCTCCTCTAGAAGCGAAGACATTGGTCTATTGTGAAGGCTATGGTGGAGAAAGATTCCCAGCGGTAGAAATCGATTCGGTCGCCCATAGCAACCTACTCTGGTACGACAAGAATGGCAAAGCACTGGGTACCGGATGGACCTTTGATGTGGGTGTTTCAAACCTTGATTTGGAGACCACCCAGTTTATTGTAGAAAAAGTAACCACAGACGGTTGCATCAGTGCACAATCTACCGTGGACATCAAGGTCACCAACAAAAACGACACAAACAATCTCCCGGGAGTACCCGATGCACTAGCCGATACCAACTTGATCTATTGCGTCGGAGAAGGACAGGACGGACTCCTGCCCAATCTTGAAATCAGCGAGACTCCCGGATACAGCCTACTCTGGCTAGATACCAAAGGCAACTTGTCCGAAGAAACCTGGTCCTATGCTTCCGGCATCAAAAACGACCAAGTATCCGACAATGCACTGACTGTCAGGCTCAAAGAAGATGAAACGCACTGTCTCAGCCCACTATCCACAGTCAATGTTGCCGTGGGAGCCAACCCAAAGGCTGATTTCGAATACGCATTCAATTGCGAAGGCGGTCTCTTTGTCCACGACTTATCCACCGAAGGCATCGTCAACCGAGACACCATATCCCTATGGGACTGGCACATCGTCAATGACGACACGCACATCGTCTATCAAGACAACGACCTACCCGACACAGGCATTCAACTCACCCCAAACCATACTGGAGTTCAAAACGTAATGCTGACTGTCTCTACTCCTATGCAATGCGCAGATTCGGTCACCCGGCAGGTCAGCCTATTCGAACAAGCCACAATCACGAATGCTACCTACCACACTGATTTTGAATCTGGCAAGGACGGATGGATCGCTACCTCTGACAACCCCAACACCTCGCTAGAGGATGTCCAGCGCAACAGCAGCTGGACACTGGAAGAGTGGGAAGGCGTGCCCTCCACCTGGCACACCGCCGGCAACAACGAAAAAAGCTGGGTCACCAGTCCCTGCATAGACCTGAGTCTATTCACCGCACCCAAATTGACCATGCAACTCTACCACGACAGCCCTTCACTCGAAGGTGCAGTAGTCCAATACAAAGTCAAAGCGGACACACCAGATCAAGACAGTGACTGGGTCCAGCTGGGAGTAGCGAATGTTGGCATCAACTGGTACAACAGCGAAAGCATCTCTGCAAGCCCTGGAGGCGGGATAGTAGGCTGGAGTGGTACCAGCGATGAAGAGGAAAGCCTATGGAAGACTGTCTCCTATGGTCTGTCTGATGTCCTGCGATCCATGAGCACCCACGGCAGTGACCAAGTACAATTCAGAGTTGCCTACGCGAGTTTGGATCTAGGGGACAACCGCTCCAACGGCGGAGTGGCCTTTGACAACATCACCATCGACAACAAAAGCCGCAAAAACCTCATCGAGCACGTCACCAACCTCAATGCCCCCTCTGACCTACTCGACCAGCGACAACTCGTCGACGACTATGTCCAAGACATCAATCGATCCCAGGATCCTGACGTCATCTACATACAGTATCACGGCATGGATCTAGAACCAGACGAACTCTACTATGGGTATCACTTCAGTGAAAACACTGCCAGCGACCACTCCATCAGAGGGACCTACCCTACCGGCACTACACTAGTCAATGGTCAGGGTGGTGAGAATAAAGATTTTCGTACATGGGGAGACCAACAATACAACGCCGAGACCCTACTCTCTCCGGCATTTGATGTATTTCTCAGCTACGAAGACTATGTCCCAGGAGAGCCTCTCCAAGTGACCGCATCTGCCGTACGTACCAGCGCTCCCTACCTCCCCTTGGATACCGCCAGTATGGACCTCTTGCTCACGCTAAACATCGCTGTAGTCGAAAAAAATGTCACCGCCACTGACGGTAGCCAGCATCACAACGTACTCGTCAAGTTTCTGCCCAAATACGGTGCAGATGCCAAATGGGCCGACTGGGACGTACAGCTGGGTGAAACCCTCAGTGCTCAGGTAGAATGGCAAGTACCTATAGAAGCTGACCCCAATCGATTTGCCCTTATCGCTTGGGTAGAGAAAACCAACACCACACGTGACAACCCCAATGCTCCAGTTCGCCCGGAGGTATTCCAAGCCGTACAACTGGACATCAATGAGTCGCTCCAAGCAACACCCCTCATCACATCGGTGGACGAGCAAAACATGCGCTATCAAGTGTACCCCGTCCCGGCACAAAACCATCTCATGGTCAGCAAACAGGGACAACCGCTCCCTCCCTCGCAATGGGTCATCTATAGCTTGCTCGGCCAAGAAATACTCCAAGGCAACACCAACTCCGTCAATGGCACACTGATGATGGACGTCTCCGGTTTGAATACGGGGACATACATCCTCCAAATCCAAAATAGTGACGGGCAGTTTTTCGAACGTTTCATCAAGCAATAA